In a single window of the Notamacropus eugenii isolate mMacEug1 chromosome 4, mMacEug1.pri_v2, whole genome shotgun sequence genome:
- the ZMAT5 gene encoding zinc finger matrin-type protein 5, translating into MGKRYFCDYCDRSFQDNLHNRKKHLNGVQHLRAKKVWYDLFRDAAAILMEEQNKRPCRKFLETGQCDFDSNCRFSHMTSGDLEQLAAQVHEERLSREQEIVEVPEGGIEDWLEKRAKRRSSAQSSSTLSTKPVVFQYPPGWPPIQDLPPSLRAPPPGGWPQQPNVQWG; encoded by the exons ATGGGGAAGAGATACTTCTGTGACTACTGCGACCGCTCTTTCCAAGACAACCTCCACAATCGCAAGAAGCATCTGAACGGAGTCCAGCATCTGAGAGCCAAGAAGGTCTGGTATGACCTATTCCGAG ATGCCGCAGCCATTCTGATGGAGGAACAGAACAAGAGACCATGCAGGAAATTTCTGGAGACAG GTCAGTGTGACTTTGACTCCAACTGCCGATTTTCACACATGACATCAGGGGACCTGGAGCAGCTGGCGGCCCAGGTACACG AGGAGAGACTGTCCAGGGAGCAGGAGATCGTGGAAGTGCCAGAGGGGGGCATTGAAGACTGGCTGGAGAAGCGGGCCAAGCGACGGAGCTCTGCCCAGAGCAGCAG CACTCTATCAACCAAACCCGTGGTCTTCCAGTACCCACCTGGCTGGCCGCCCATCCAGGACCTGCCACCATCCCTGCGGGCCCCACCTCCCGGGGGATGGCCCCAGCAGCCAAACGTCCAGTGGGGCTGA